From a single Dehalococcoidia bacterium genomic region:
- the secD gene encoding protein translocase subunit SecD, translated as MRRPTDLLLLLFVLGLTAFAVVVVWPGDPNRYLPDFIPWPRGQGLKIGDFDRQAMRLGLDLKGGTYVLLEADVTALAPGTDIDQAMEGVKQVIEQRVNAFGVAETEIQREGRYRLSAQLPGISPEEARDLIGRTARLEFLEPQLDANGNYLCRASDGSQFTAAPGLAPSFDRNLGRILCLGDQGQAGDLLLQPAMCRQDCPPDVRGIPLTGAELESNSRVETNPQGTGVVVTLNFKSRGATILQDVSRRLVGKPLAIALDGQIIAAPVVRQELSGSAVIEGLSLNDAKRLAVQLNSGALPVPMRVVQETQVDATLGDTTVRHSIQAGILGIMGVMAFMVLVYRLPGVVAALALVTYASVLLLIFKLWPVTLTLAGIAAFVLSVGMAVDANILVFERLREELRAGRSLASAVEAGFDRAWTSIRDSNISTLITCGILWWFGDQFNASLVKGFALTLAIGVLVSMFSAITVTRTYLRALVGTPLARNLWLFGAERPRPAAGTERRPFVIPFVERRWLYFAISALVLVPGLISLMVPPALKPGIEFTSGTTFTIRFQDPPDPEAVRALLAELGHPQARVQVADNGDYILRLGEMRGAINVPPVGPPPPSERDTIEEALRQRFGDFQVRNFDTVSEIVSRSIGRNAAIAVGVAAAAILLYISFAFRHLPRPYRYGIAAVVALMHDVLFVIGAFSIFGKVFGMEVNTMFITGMLTAAGFSVHDTIVVFDRIRENMARYPGEPFADIVNTSLTETLVRSLNTSLTLIITVVAMLLLAGTAVQTLLLVMLLGTVTGTYSSIFVASQVLVSWEEGDFARLFRRLFPRRPVPVEA; from the coding sequence ATGCGACGCCCCACCGACCTGCTCCTGCTCCTGTTCGTGCTGGGCCTCACCGCCTTCGCAGTGGTCGTTGTCTGGCCTGGCGACCCCAACCGCTACCTGCCCGACTTCATCCCCTGGCCCAGGGGCCAGGGCCTCAAGATAGGCGACTTCGACCGCCAGGCCATGCGCCTGGGACTCGACCTCAAAGGCGGTACCTACGTGCTGCTGGAGGCCGACGTTACCGCCCTGGCCCCGGGCACCGACATCGACCAGGCCATGGAAGGCGTGAAACAGGTCATCGAGCAGAGGGTCAACGCCTTCGGCGTGGCCGAGACGGAGATCCAGCGGGAGGGCCGCTACCGCCTGTCGGCCCAGTTGCCGGGCATAAGTCCCGAGGAGGCCCGGGACCTCATCGGGCGCACGGCGCGACTGGAGTTCCTGGAGCCGCAGCTCGATGCCAACGGTAATTACTTATGTCGAGCATCCGACGGCAGCCAGTTCACTGCTGCCCCTGGCCTCGCCCCCAGCTTCGACCGCAACCTGGGCCGCATTCTCTGCCTGGGCGACCAGGGACAGGCAGGCGACCTGCTTTTACAGCCGGCCATGTGTCGCCAGGACTGCCCGCCCGACGTGCGTGGCATCCCTCTGACGGGCGCCGAGCTGGAGTCCAATTCGAGGGTGGAGACCAACCCCCAGGGCACCGGGGTGGTGGTGACCCTCAACTTCAAGTCCCGGGGGGCCACCATCCTGCAGGACGTGAGCCGACGTCTGGTCGGGAAGCCGCTGGCCATCGCCCTGGACGGGCAGATCATAGCCGCCCCGGTTGTAAGGCAGGAGCTGAGCGGCTCGGCTGTCATTGAGGGGCTGTCGCTGAACGACGCCAAGCGGCTGGCGGTGCAGCTCAATTCGGGCGCCCTGCCTGTGCCCATGCGGGTCGTCCAGGAAACGCAGGTGGACGCCACCCTGGGCGACACCACCGTCCGCCACAGCATCCAGGCCGGCATCCTGGGCATCATGGGGGTCATGGCTTTCATGGTGCTGGTATACCGGCTGCCTGGGGTGGTAGCCGCGCTGGCCCTGGTGACCTACGCCTCGGTGTTGTTGCTCATCTTCAAGCTCTGGCCAGTGACCCTGACCCTGGCCGGCATCGCTGCCTTCGTCCTGTCGGTGGGAATGGCCGTGGACGCCAACATCCTGGTGTTCGAGCGGCTCCGCGAAGAGCTGAGGGCGGGCCGCAGCCTGGCCTCGGCGGTGGAGGCGGGCTTCGACCGCGCCTGGACGTCCATCCGCGACAGCAACATCTCAACCCTCATCACCTGCGGCATCCTGTGGTGGTTCGGCGACCAGTTCAACGCCAGCCTGGTGAAGGGGTTCGCCCTCACCCTGGCCATCGGCGTGCTGGTGAGCATGTTCTCGGCCATCACCGTCACCCGCACCTACCTGCGGGCGCTGGTGGGGACCCCGCTGGCACGGAACCTGTGGCTGTTCGGGGCCGAGCGCCCGCGGCCGGCGGCGGGCACCGAGCGGCGGCCCTTCGTCATTCCGTTCGTCGAGCGGCGCTGGCTCTACTTCGCCATCTCGGCGCTGGTGCTGGTGCCCGGCCTCATCTCGCTGATGGTGCCGCCGGCCCTGAAGCCCGGCATCGAGTTCACCAGCGGGACCACGTTCACCATACGCTTCCAGGACCCGCCCGACCCTGAGGCGGTGCGGGCGCTGCTGGCCGAGCTGGGGCACCCCCAGGCGCGGGTGCAGGTGGCCGACAACGGCGACTACATCCTGCGCCTCGGCGAGATGCGCGGGGCCATAAATGTGCCGCCAGTGGGGCCGCCGCCGCCCTCGGAGCGGGACACCATCGAAGAAGCCTTGCGCCAGCGCTTCGGCGACTTCCAGGTGCGCAACTTCGACACCGTGTCCGAGATCGTCAGTCGCAGCATCGGTCGCAACGCTGCCATCGCCGTGGGGGTGGCGGCGGCTGCTATCCTGCTCTACATCAGCTTCGCCTTCCGCCACCTGCCGCGCCCCTACCGCTACGGCATCGCCGCCGTGGTGGCCCTGATGCACGACGTGCTCTTCGTCATCGGCGCCTTCTCGATCTTCGGCAAGGTCTTCGGCATGGAAGTCAATACCATGTTCATCACAGGGATGCTCACGGCAGCGGGCTTCTCGGTGCACGACACCATCGTAGTGTTCGACCGCATCCGCGAGAACATGGCCCGCTATCCGGGCGAGCCTTTTGCCGATATCGTGAATACCAGCCTGACGGAGACGCTGGTCCGATCCCTGAACACCTCCCTGACCCTCATCATCACCGTGGTCGCCATGCTGCTCTTGGCAGGGACTGCGGTGCAGACGCTGCTGCTGGTGATGCTCCTGGGCACTGTGACGGGGACTTACAGCTCCATCTTCGTGGCCAGCCAGGTGCTGGTGAGCTGGGAGGAGGGCGACTTCGCCCGCCTCTTCCGCCGTCTCTTCCCTCGCCGGCCGGTGCCGGT